The following proteins are co-located in the Candidatus Woesearchaeota archaeon genome:
- a CDS encoding sigma-54-dependent Fis family transcriptional regulator: MTDLAHYVDPCYRIGGDHGTHDYHGVIVGRSPVMIELFELLNHLADLPTTVLLRGETGTGKELFARALHYNSEGRNGSHFVPVNCAGIPAELLESELFGHVKGSYTGAYRDTEGKFQHASGGTIFLDEIGDMNPSLQAKILRALQDKEITKVGSNRTEHVDVRVVAATNRNLEQLVEDGKFRKDLYYRLNVIPIAVPPLTERRSDIPLIAEHLIRTMNPKYNAYIEGLTPEAARALERAEWKGNVREMENVIERAFIYRREGRMTDADLFFNGDMPHRFVASVVQSHGVHKGEPSRRWYEDGVLPIMPGSLSAYEGVVSRTFMHYVLQRNYVYADRLPVGQRTAVVLYLTPDNLHHFFRNSSRQDEEFQGIVAENSFNDFAERPFKAFSFIELLTHPHVINSFPLLQEAIAQANAYQIRGKGKRGLRAVFIAEAHAHYFAQPQQVEALQAEIRTAYQRFQAWHPSRAN; encoded by the coding sequence ATGACCGATCTTGCTCATTATGTGGATCCTTGTTATCGGATTGGTGGTGATCACGGTACTCATGATTATCACGGGGTCATTGTTGGTCGATCTCCTGTTATGATTGAGTTGTTTGAACTTCTGAATCATCTTGCTGATTTGCCAACAACCGTGTTATTGCGAGGAGAAACAGGAACGGGAAAAGAGCTCTTTGCTCGAGCTTTGCATTATAATAGTGAAGGACGAAATGGATCTCATTTTGTTCCTGTCAATTGCGCAGGCATTCCTGCAGAGCTTCTTGAGAGTGAGCTCTTTGGGCATGTTAAAGGATCATATACCGGAGCTTACCGGGATACTGAAGGTAAGTTTCAGCATGCAAGCGGAGGAACTATATTTTTAGATGAAATAGGTGATATGAATCCAAGCCTTCAGGCAAAGATTCTTCGAGCTCTTCAGGATAAAGAGATCACCAAAGTTGGAAGCAATAGGACAGAACATGTTGATGTTCGTGTTGTTGCAGCAACTAACAGAAACCTTGAGCAGCTTGTTGAAGACGGAAAATTTCGGAAAGATCTCTACTATCGTCTCAATGTTATACCTATTGCCGTCCCCCCATTAACTGAACGAAGAAGCGACATTCCTCTTATTGCCGAGCATCTCATTCGTACTATGAATCCAAAATACAATGCTTATATTGAAGGCCTTACTCCGGAAGCTGCACGAGCTCTTGAACGGGCTGAATGGAAAGGAAATGTTCGGGAGATGGAAAATGTCATTGAGCGTGCCTTTATTTACCGACGAGAAGGACGCATGACTGACGCAGATCTTTTTTTCAATGGTGATATGCCTCATAGATTCGTAGCAAGTGTTGTCCAGTCACACGGAGTGCATAAGGGAGAGCCATCCCGACGCTGGTATGAAGATGGTGTCTTACCGATAATGCCAGGAAGCCTGTCAGCTTATGAGGGGGTAGTGTCACGCACGTTCATGCATTATGTACTCCAACGAAATTATGTTTATGCTGATCGTCTCCCTGTTGGGCAAAGAACTGCTGTTGTTTTGTACCTCACCCCAGACAACCTTCACCATTTTTTTAGAAACTCTTCGAGACAAGATGAGGAGTTCCAGGGGATTGTGGCAGAGAATTCTTTTAATGACTTTGCAGAAAGACCATTCAAGGCTTTTTCGTTTATAGAGCTCTTGACCCATCCTCATGTTATCAACTCTTTTCCACTTCTTCAGGAAGCTATTGCCCAAGCAAATGCCTATCAAATACGCGGAAAAGGAAAACGAGGATTAAGAGCTGTTTTTATTGCCGAAGCTCATGCTCATTATTTCGCACAACCACAGCAGGTTGAGGCATTACAAGCAGAAATTCGTACAGCATATCAACGATTTCAGGCATGGCATCCGAGTCGTGCGAACTGA
- a CDS encoding metallophosphoesterase: MKILASGDIHGDTGLAKRLAERAEKENVDLVILCGDLTLHEQSTDHIVGPFVQKGKKVVLIPGNHETVATVDFLAEVYKAINLHGYSITMNDVGFFGCGGANIGLFRLSEEEIYELLAKSHNYIKESPKKVMVSHVHPSGTKIEKFTSIFPGSDGLRRAIDAFKPDIVLCSHVHEAEGIEEMIGNTKVINVGKSGKVIDI, translated from the coding sequence ATGAAAATCCTTGCATCTGGTGATATCCACGGAGATACGGGATTAGCGAAACGGCTTGCAGAACGGGCTGAAAAGGAAAATGTCGATTTAGTTATCCTCTGTGGTGACTTAACCTTACATGAGCAAAGCACCGATCATATTGTCGGACCATTTGTCCAGAAGGGAAAAAAGGTTGTCCTTATTCCCGGAAATCATGAAACCGTTGCAACGGTTGATTTTCTTGCCGAAGTGTACAAAGCAATTAACCTTCATGGTTACTCTATTACCATGAATGATGTTGGCTTTTTTGGGTGTGGAGGAGCAAATATTGGCTTGTTCAGGTTGTCAGAAGAAGAGATTTATGAACTGTTAGCAAAAAGCCATAACTACATCAAAGAAAGTCCGAAAAAAGTGATGGTAAGTCATGTTCATCCTTCAGGAACAAAGATCGAAAAGTTTACTTCTATTTTCCCGGGAAGTGATGGCCTCAGACGAGCAATTGATGCCTTTAAACCCGATATTGTTCTCTGTTCTCATGTCCATGAAGCAGAGGGCATTGAGGAGATGATTGGGAACACAAAAGTAATTAATGTGGGAAAATCAGGAAAGGTTATTGATATCTGA
- a CDS encoding nucleotidyltransferase domain-containing protein — protein sequence MKPVKFKKTELIELNEAYKKTLYWFFSYPTKEVSLNDLTKRVNISKTTANTVVRQLATEGFLKINKLGNIWRITCDQQHPYNMTKKIAYNLELIYEAGIIEAILSLFENPVSIALFGSYRKGDDTDQSDIDIAVETLDNEEPTVIKIGTIQQFGYRKNVNVNILKFSRNKIDINLFANLVNGIVLYGFLEARV from the coding sequence ATGAAACCGGTAAAATTCAAAAAAACAGAACTCATAGAATTAAACGAAGCATACAAGAAGACTCTTTACTGGTTTTTCTCTTATCCAACAAAAGAAGTGAGCCTTAACGACTTAACAAAAAGAGTAAATATTTCAAAAACAACGGCAAATACCGTGGTACGCCAGCTTGCAACAGAAGGGTTTCTAAAGATTAACAAACTTGGAAATATTTGGCGCATAACCTGCGATCAACAACATCCCTACAACATGACAAAAAAAATAGCGTACAACTTAGAACTCATTTATGAGGCAGGAATAATCGAAGCAATTCTTTCTTTATTTGAAAATCCCGTTTCAATAGCCCTTTTTGGGAGTTACCGGAAAGGAGACGACACTGACCAGTCAGATATAGACATTGCAGTAGAAACATTGGATAATGAAGAGCCAACCGTCATTAAAATAGGTACCATCCAGCAATTTGGGTATAGAAAGAATGTTAACGTTAACATTCTAAAATTTTCTAGAAATAAAATTGACATCAACTTATTTGCAAATCTTGTCAATGGGATAGTGTTGTATGGGTTTTTGGAGGCTAGAGTGTGA
- a CDS encoding class I SAM-dependent methyltransferase has translation MILHDHLLHPHTRLLDVGCGTGFYLPLFPCIVIGIDPCSEMLQHCPVSHVVGRAEALPFADNAFDLVISVTAVHHFDDPLKAFTEINRVAKTGIFISILRASPRYDALVRDLVSVFQIKEEIKEDHDVIFNVRKR, from the coding sequence ATGATTCTCCATGATCACTTGCTTCATCCGCATACCAGACTTTTGGATGTTGGTTGTGGTACTGGTTTTTATCTTCCGTTGTTTCCTTGCATAGTTATTGGTATAGATCCATGTAGTGAAATGCTCCAGCATTGTCCAGTTTCTCATGTTGTCGGAAGAGCTGAGGCATTGCCCTTTGCTGATAATGCCTTTGACCTCGTGATCTCAGTAACTGCAGTCCATCATTTTGATGATCCTCTCAAGGCTTTTACCGAGATAAACCGTGTTGCAAAAACCGGAATTTTCATCAGTATCCTGAGGGCATCTCCACGATATGATGCGCTTGTTCGTGATCTTGTTTCTGTTTTTCAGATCAAAGAAGAGATCAAAGAAGACCATGATGTTATTTTTAATGTAAGGAAACGGTGA
- a CDS encoding Lrp/AsnC family transcriptional regulator: MTLDVKDWKILATLSKNCRISLTQIAKVVRVSREVADYRVKKLIKTGVIKSFCVDVDLHVLGYTKHVIYLELKNVDKEKEETIFTFLKNHTFISWIVTSTGKWSVIFDLHAKSTQHLSQLIKELKQEFGIYFGEHEIVTLEHYHYFHSKFFTKKEIFKEKKQEERDPREGNPKEGNLDAIDLSLLRILRNNARADYVMLSRKVRLTPEAISKRIKRLKKYGIIRQCYIFPDLTKLGFQHYNIQITLENIRNDKEISIIHYLENHPSVSYIYKPISLWDIEFGVFVKTPGELRDFMLQLRTRYPEHIRVKDVALFYEELLPNYLPEGVF, from the coding sequence ATGACCCTTGATGTAAAGGACTGGAAGATTTTGGCAACACTTTCCAAAAATTGTAGAATCTCATTGACACAAATAGCTAAAGTTGTAAGAGTCTCACGCGAAGTTGCAGATTATAGAGTAAAAAAGCTGATAAAAACTGGCGTCATAAAATCGTTCTGTGTAGATGTTGATCTTCACGTATTAGGATATACAAAGCATGTTATTTATTTAGAACTCAAAAATGTGGACAAAGAGAAAGAGGAAACAATTTTCACATTTCTGAAGAATCATACATTTATTAGTTGGATTGTAACTTCTACAGGAAAATGGAGCGTTATTTTTGACCTTCATGCGAAGAGCACGCAGCACCTTAGCCAATTAATCAAAGAGTTGAAGCAGGAATTTGGTATCTATTTTGGTGAACATGAAATAGTTACTTTGGAACACTATCATTATTTTCATTCTAAATTTTTCACAAAAAAAGAAATATTTAAAGAGAAAAAACAAGAAGAAAGGGATCCAAGAGAAGGAAACCCTAAAGAAGGAAATCTTGATGCCATTGATTTATCTCTTCTGAGAATTTTGAGAAATAATGCTCGTGCCGATTACGTGATGCTCTCCAGAAAAGTCAGACTTACTCCTGAGGCAATAAGTAAACGGATAAAGAGACTGAAAAAGTATGGTATTATAAGGCAGTGTTATATCTTTCCAGATTTAACAAAACTGGGATTTCAGCATTATAATATTCAAATAACCCTAGAGAACATCAGAAACGACAAGGAAATCAGCATAATCCATTATTTAGAGAATCATCCATCTGTTTCCTATATCTACAAACCAATTTCGTTATGGGATATTGAGTTCGGGGTCTTTGTAAAAACCCCAGGAGAACTGCGAGATTTTATGTTACAGTTGCGAACACGTTATCCAGAACATATCCGTGTTAAAGATGTTGCGCTCTTCTATGAGGAACTCCTTCCTAACTATTTACCAGAAGGAGTTTTTTAA
- a CDS encoding SMC family ATPase, translating to MILRRLELQNIRSYLHEFIVFPEGSVLLSGDIGTGKSTILLAIEFALFGIQRGELSGEELLRHGKNEGSVTLTFSSEGKNIIIKRSLKRAKESIKQESGYIIVDNQKMEGTPVELKAKILEWLGYPKEMLTKKGLIYRYTVYTPQEEMKRILLDEKDARLDTLRKIFGIDRYQRIRENAQIYLRDNKQHRLRLEAFIKDLPEKEQQKKSKIDEERIVRKNLDELEPLLNKQKHDLQKYNEGLQHLEKERERYATLKQKSAARKAEQHAKQAETNALIIQQQKITEEISILKKQLAELTEEQEPEKKEDILEQEIERQIKKMQEMREEIAKNREKLKNLANEIIKKEQEILEKVKVVKQSQENEEKITALHASLSERSTVEQQKKMHEQELKECQQKMQTLEAYIRQAASLKVRITRMETCPTCLQSVAESHKKKMVQQQDIMIDEHQQLLVKEKDMHAKFENAYTLLQEKITEFIEKEKELASLKAIALYGKQFTEKILHDREQLEELKELQEKIINRDKEKNTGALQQEELILIKTKLELTVARTYAFKQREREHLMKIIKEKEKMHATFALRESTLQKEMMIIQEELESYAPLIKGLEKCEEMYVNIRQEQEACREKCHKQELQKVSLEKEQEGIQKILMILENDIREKQQKKKESIRLGQLHQWLEDYFLPLMQTMEQHIMVHIHKEFNELFQSWFSLLIEDNILSVRLDEHFTPLVEQNGYETDMLSLSGGEKTSLSLAYRLSLTKVINDVVSTIKTKDIIILDEPTDGFSSEQLDKVRDVLAELNVKQTILVSHESKIESFVDHVIRIEKNEHVSKVISEGAEQNS from the coding sequence ATGATTCTCAGACGATTGGAACTCCAGAACATTCGTAGTTATCTTCATGAGTTCATTGTATTTCCCGAAGGTTCAGTACTGCTTAGCGGAGATATTGGAACCGGCAAATCAACCATTCTCCTGGCCATTGAGTTCGCTCTGTTTGGCATTCAACGTGGTGAACTTTCTGGAGAAGAATTACTACGACACGGCAAGAATGAAGGCTCAGTCACCTTAACCTTCTCATCTGAAGGAAAAAACATCATCATCAAGCGAAGCCTCAAACGAGCAAAAGAGAGTATCAAACAGGAAAGCGGCTATATCATTGTCGACAATCAAAAAATGGAAGGAACACCAGTTGAACTCAAGGCAAAAATTTTGGAATGGTTAGGTTATCCTAAAGAGATGCTTACAAAAAAAGGGCTGATCTATAGGTACACCGTCTATACACCACAGGAAGAAATGAAACGAATTCTCCTTGATGAAAAAGATGCTCGCTTAGATACGCTGAGAAAGATATTTGGCATTGACCGTTATCAACGTATCAGAGAAAATGCTCAAATCTATCTAAGGGATAACAAACAACATCGTTTACGGTTAGAAGCATTTATCAAAGATCTTCCTGAAAAAGAGCAACAGAAAAAAAGTAAAATCGATGAGGAAAGAATTGTTCGCAAAAACCTAGATGAGTTAGAACCGCTGCTTAACAAGCAGAAGCATGATCTCCAAAAATACAACGAAGGACTTCAACATCTGGAAAAGGAACGAGAAAGATATGCAACGCTCAAACAAAAAAGTGCTGCACGAAAAGCAGAACAGCATGCAAAACAGGCAGAAACAAATGCGCTCATCATCCAACAACAGAAAATAACTGAAGAAATCAGCATTCTCAAGAAACAGCTCGCAGAGTTAACCGAAGAACAAGAACCAGAAAAAAAAGAAGATATACTTGAACAGGAAATCGAAAGACAAATAAAAAAAATGCAGGAGATGCGAGAAGAGATTGCTAAAAATAGAGAAAAACTGAAGAATCTGGCAAATGAAATAATAAAAAAAGAACAGGAGATTCTCGAAAAAGTAAAGGTTGTCAAACAATCTCAGGAAAACGAAGAAAAGATAACAGCGCTCCATGCATCCCTCTCGGAAAGATCAACAGTGGAACAACAAAAAAAAATGCACGAGCAGGAACTCAAGGAATGTCAACAAAAAATGCAAACCTTAGAGGCATATATCCGACAGGCAGCATCACTGAAAGTACGGATAACGCGTATGGAAACATGCCCCACCTGTCTTCAATCCGTCGCAGAATCGCATAAGAAAAAAATGGTACAACAACAGGATATCATGATCGATGAACATCAGCAATTACTCGTCAAAGAAAAAGACATGCATGCAAAATTCGAGAATGCCTATACACTTCTCCAAGAAAAAATTACTGAATTCATTGAGAAAGAGAAAGAACTTGCTAGTTTGAAGGCAATAGCGCTTTATGGAAAGCAATTTACTGAGAAGATTCTTCATGATAGAGAACAGCTTGAAGAGCTAAAAGAGCTACAAGAAAAAATAATCAACAGAGACAAGGAAAAAAATACAGGGGCATTACAACAAGAAGAATTAATCCTTATAAAAACAAAACTAGAACTCACGGTTGCACGAACGTATGCCTTCAAACAGCGAGAAAGAGAACATCTTATGAAAATAATAAAGGAAAAGGAAAAGATGCATGCAACGTTTGCTTTGCGTGAATCTACCCTTCAAAAAGAGATGATGATCATTCAGGAAGAACTGGAAAGCTATGCTCCGTTGATCAAAGGATTGGAAAAATGTGAGGAGATGTATGTAAACATACGTCAAGAACAAGAAGCCTGTCGTGAAAAATGTCACAAGCAAGAACTACAAAAAGTTTCTCTTGAAAAGGAACAAGAGGGGATACAAAAGATTCTCATGATTCTGGAGAATGACATTCGTGAGAAACAACAGAAAAAAAAAGAAAGCATAAGGCTTGGACAGTTACATCAGTGGCTAGAAGATTATTTCTTACCACTCATGCAAACCATGGAACAACATATCATGGTTCATATTCATAAGGAATTTAATGAGCTCTTTCAATCGTGGTTTTCATTATTAATTGAAGACAATATTTTGAGCGTGCGTCTTGATGAGCATTTTACCCCGCTTGTTGAGCAAAATGGCTATGAGACAGACATGCTCAGTCTTTCTGGTGGAGAAAAAACAAGCCTTTCCTTAGCATACCGTTTAAGTCTTACGAAGGTCATTAATGATGTGGTGAGCACGATTAAAACAAAGGATATCATTATTTTAGATGAGCCAACTGATGGATTCTCCTCAGAGCAGCTTGATAAAGTACGAGATGTTCTTGCAGAATTGAATGTCAAGCAAACAATCCTTGTCAGTCACGAGTCAAAGATCGAAAGTTTTGTAGACCATGTTATCCGTATTGAAAAGAACGAGCATGTAAGTAAAGTTATTTCCGAAGGTGCAGAGCAGAACAGTTAA
- the groL gene encoding chaperonin GroEL (60 kDa chaperone family; promotes refolding of misfolded polypeptides especially under stressful conditions; forms two stacked rings of heptamers to form a barrel-shaped 14mer; ends can be capped by GroES; misfolded proteins enter the barrel where they are refolded when GroES binds): MAAKEIIYDEEARKKLVDGVNKLANVVKITLGPKGRNVVLASSFGSPTITNDGVSIAKEIDLEDPYENMGAQLVKEVATKTQDIAGDGTTTATLLAQAIIREGMKNIAAGANPIEVKRGIDKAVVKVVEVVKSRSVEVNTREKIAQVATISANNDEEVGNLIADAMEKVGHKGVITVEEAKSMETSLDVVEGMQFDRGYLSPYMVTNAEKMIAELEDAYILLYDKKITSMKELVPLLEQVAQRSAPLLIIAEDVEGEALATIVLNLLRGALRVVAVKAPGFGDDQKAMLEDIAVLTGGKVISEEKGMNLDRVSLEHLGQAKKINITKETTTLVDGAGNAKTIKARVVQIEQQIKTTDSKYDLEDLQKRLARLSGGVAVIKVGAPTETEMKEKKARVEDALHATRAAVEEGVVPGGGLTLLKAIPHLKKMKLDEDQQVGLEIVLRAIEEPVRQIASNAGAEGSIIVERLKQESEHSSVGYNAKTGVYEDMMKAGIIDPTKVTRSALQNAGSVAGMLLTTEALVAEKPEKEEKHPPMPGGMPGMM; encoded by the coding sequence ATGGCTGCAAAAGAAATTATCTATGATGAAGAAGCACGAAAAAAGCTTGTGGATGGTGTGAATAAACTTGCCAATGTGGTGAAGATTACGCTCGGTCCAAAGGGAAGAAATGTTGTGTTGGCGAGCAGTTTTGGAAGTCCTACCATTACCAATGATGGTGTATCCATTGCCAAGGAAATAGATTTAGAAGATCCTTACGAAAACATGGGTGCACAACTGGTCAAGGAAGTTGCAACAAAAACCCAGGATATTGCGGGAGATGGAACAACGACAGCAACGCTTTTGGCACAGGCCATTATACGAGAAGGAATGAAAAACATTGCAGCCGGAGCAAACCCCATTGAAGTCAAACGGGGTATTGACAAGGCTGTAGTAAAGGTTGTTGAGGTTGTTAAATCACGGAGCGTTGAAGTAAATACCCGTGAAAAAATAGCACAGGTTGCCACTATTTCTGCTAACAATGACGAGGAAGTTGGAAATCTTATTGCAGATGCCATGGAAAAGGTTGGTCACAAAGGAGTTATTACCGTAGAGGAAGCCAAGTCAATGGAAACCAGCCTCGATGTCGTGGAAGGAATGCAGTTTGATCGTGGTTATCTCTCCCCATACATGGTAACGAATGCTGAAAAGATGATTGCAGAACTTGAAGATGCCTACATCTTACTGTATGACAAGAAGATTACCTCGATGAAAGAGCTTGTACCGCTCTTAGAGCAGGTTGCCCAGCGAAGTGCGCCATTATTGATCATTGCTGAAGATGTTGAAGGAGAAGCATTAGCTACTATTGTCTTAAACCTTCTTCGCGGAGCGTTGCGTGTTGTTGCGGTAAAGGCACCTGGATTTGGTGATGACCAAAAGGCAATGCTCGAAGATATTGCTGTTTTAACCGGAGGAAAAGTCATTAGTGAGGAAAAGGGAATGAACCTTGACCGAGTCTCTCTTGAACACCTAGGACAGGCAAAAAAGATTAACATTACCAAAGAAACCACAACACTTGTCGATGGTGCTGGCAATGCAAAGACCATCAAAGCACGAGTTGTACAGATCGAGCAGCAGATTAAAACAACGGATTCAAAATATGATCTTGAAGATCTCCAAAAAAGATTAGCACGACTTTCTGGCGGTGTTGCCGTTATTAAGGTTGGTGCACCTACAGAAACTGAAATGAAGGAGAAAAAGGCTCGTGTTGAGGATGCACTGCATGCAACAAGAGCTGCCGTTGAAGAGGGCGTTGTTCCTGGTGGAGGTTTGACCTTGTTAAAAGCAATTCCACATCTCAAGAAGATGAAACTTGACGAGGACCAACAGGTTGGCCTTGAAATTGTACTGAGAGCAATTGAAGAACCAGTACGACAAATTGCATCAAATGCAGGTGCAGAAGGTTCTATTATTGTTGAAAGATTAAAACAGGAGTCAGAGCACAGCAGTGTAGGCTATAATGCAAAAACAGGAGTGTACGAAGACATGATGAAGGCAGGTATCATTGACCCTACCAAAGTAACCCGATCTGCACTCCAGAATGCAGGGTCTGTTGCAGGTATGCTCTTAACAACCGAAGCACTCGTCGCTGAAAAACCTGAGAAGGAAGAAAAACATCCTCCTATGCCCGGCGGCATGCCCGGTATGATGTAA
- a CDS encoding flavin reductase family protein, with amino-acid sequence MFAFTNPRQVVLVTSRGSLERKATASHDTIATVEWHMPCSFEPFHYAIALKKTTLSVTLIQQSNVFVVHFIPGSFSEHALFCGRHSGLHVDKFAHCGFTKKEAEKIDCPCIQEALAYLECEVLQSFNLGECVVFIGKVLKAVTLKEGKRLFHVRGDVFAEL; translated from the coding sequence ATGTTTGCATTTACTAATCCACGTCAGGTTGTGTTGGTTACCAGTCGAGGAAGTCTTGAGAGAAAAGCAACAGCATCTCATGATACTATTGCAACAGTAGAATGGCACATGCCCTGTTCTTTCGAACCTTTTCATTATGCCATTGCTCTCAAAAAAACCACACTCTCAGTTACCCTTATTCAGCAGAGCAATGTCTTTGTTGTCCATTTCATTCCCGGATCATTCAGCGAGCATGCACTGTTTTGTGGTCGTCATTCAGGATTGCATGTCGACAAATTTGCTCATTGTGGATTTACTAAGAAAGAGGCAGAGAAGATTGATTGTCCTTGTATTCAGGAGGCATTAGCGTATCTTGAGTGTGAAGTTCTTCAGTCTTTTAATCTTGGAGAATGTGTTGTTTTTATTGGTAAAGTCCTGAAAGCCGTTACTCTGAAAGAGGGTAAGCGTTTGTTTCATGTTCGTGGGGATGTTTTTGCCGAGTTGTAA
- a CDS encoding co-chaperone GroES has product MQVKPLKNKVLIKPTGESEKTKGGIYIPDSAKEKTQEGKVIAVGEGDEVFVKAGDTVVYESYSGTEIKISGEKYLIVKGKDILAIIE; this is encoded by the coding sequence ATGCAGGTAAAACCATTAAAAAACAAAGTGCTCATTAAACCAACAGGAGAATCGGAAAAAACAAAGGGAGGAATCTACATTCCAGATTCTGCCAAAGAAAAGACTCAGGAAGGAAAAGTCATTGCTGTTGGCGAAGGGGATGAGGTTTTTGTAAAGGCTGGTGATACAGTTGTGTACGAATCCTACAGTGGCACTGAAATTAAAATCAGTGGAGAAAAATATTTGATCGTTAAGGGCAAGGATATTCTTGCAATAATTGAATAA
- a CDS encoding CBS domain-containing protein, which produces MKTGYKVCDVMTSKPIVVAQTLSLEACAQMMAKHHVSTLVVKDSHKALGIITEQDVVRKVVAKKISPKEAVKKFMETKLITITPEQDIYEALLLMKDHNIRHLPVMDGKKMIGLLTLKDVLRIQPQLFDLLVEKFELREADTKLSLIPETEGICQLCGSYARDLSVQDSVRVCSMCRR; this is translated from the coding sequence ATGAAAACCGGCTATAAAGTCTGCGATGTGATGACCAGTAAACCCATTGTCGTAGCTCAGACGCTATCGCTTGAAGCATGTGCTCAGATGATGGCCAAACATCATGTAAGCACCTTAGTGGTGAAGGACAGCCACAAGGCCCTTGGCATTATCACTGAACAAGACGTTGTGAGAAAGGTCGTGGCAAAAAAGATTTCGCCAAAAGAAGCAGTTAAAAAGTTTATGGAAACAAAGTTGATTACCATTACACCAGAGCAAGACATCTACGAAGCACTCTTGCTGATGAAGGATCACAATATCCGCCACCTGCCAGTTATGGATGGCAAAAAAATGATCGGTCTTTTAACCCTTAAGGATGTTCTCCGTATTCAACCGCAGTTGTTTGATCTTCTGGTAGAGAAGTTTGAGCTCCGCGAGGCAGACACAAAGTTGTCCTTGATTCCTGAAACCGAGGGAATCTGCCAGCTCTGCGGCAGCTATGCAAGAGATCTTTCTGTGCAGGATAGTGTCCGTGTGTGTAGCATGTGCAGAAGATAA
- a CDS encoding class III signal peptide-containing protein, protein MMKKAQTATEYLIILAVVIIIALIVVGVMGGIPGIGSSAGSRASAAYWETADIAIPQYAAFKIAEDFNVTIKNNLRNSVTITAFTVGGNTQTCASTSLAPGQSTTCSNTTWSGCSAAGDSFSHSVSVTYTDDETGGSYTFSGDGNKLEGKCAN, encoded by the coding sequence ATGATGAAAAAGGCACAGACAGCAACTGAGTATCTTATCATTCTTGCCGTTGTTATTATCATTGCCCTGATTGTCGTTGGTGTAATGGGAGGTATTCCTGGGATAGGAAGCAGCGCAGGTTCTCGAGCAAGTGCTGCGTATTGGGAAACTGCGGATATTGCTATTCCTCAATATGCTGCCTTTAAGATCGCTGAAGATTTTAATGTCACCATCAAAAATAATCTCAGAAACAGTGTTACCATTACTGCCTTTACTGTTGGTGGGAATACCCAAACCTGTGCTTCGACAAGCTTAGCACCTGGTCAAAGTACTACCTGTAGTAACACTACATGGTCTGGCTGTTCAGCAGCAGGAGATTCCTTTAGTCATAGTGTCAGCGTAACCTACACTGATGATGAAACCGGTGGGAGCTACACCTTTAGCGGCGATGGCAACAAACTAGAAGGGAAGTGTGCCAATTAG